A genomic segment from Lutzomyia longipalpis isolate SR_M1_2022 chromosome 3, ASM2433408v1 encodes:
- the LOC129792713 gene encoding ubiquitin-protein ligase E3B: MSVTNSLEEILHGVRKRREERAHGKKRDEAATTIQALIRGWLTRRQLTRRLLTDFDDLFPVANEECGPETRIELRGCFQVYSVASRFLGQFCEGDVNHRDRLERLCRYLVASLESDSPKTSYIGVALNKEHSLAWIKHVKFLLHKCCVCMEMLKPEKHSESISLALYLHTLVAFTCPNNWAILRNKALAGLKPGMQQLCSNILGGLIQKGFFLSLRNVLIRGTCKSQVTLKPISLTALLTLATRPLVTGSFSENLLTMFLIHILSVPALVATVEGNIPEFMGQLQTLKILQLSVDLLGGEVSMRVITNTIQGTQTLALLANLVHLFHVEALPIATEMAFPAFTFITTKLLQSIPASVGPKSGAFTQWHELLGWFSPSGQDVATDNLPAIKRQIHLLWSHRTVKILLGDNLKALTATCDKGDIYVPQPPGNSSLLKRALERTASKGSAQAKSWRKLGSTEVTRISLVAAMYNAALSTLAQLKLDILSGLCYTDTVLHDLWLLVASLGPICGLKSFLELLQVSGGTSLAPPLLLLLLFCDCMTHYVTILDDIEMYEQQTPFQLSDFVALSYFLNNFLYRAIQEGLFDPKTLATSPLFVSTHTLLLCLYRRDCRRAFAPQNHWLIHEIRPAHFISDLDKGKKHTQVLLQKMPHVIPHEDRVKLFRKYVQNEKAVLGLTESACAAQSSALITIHRDRIVEDGYRQLALPPHSLKGVIRVRFINQQGLDEAGIDQDGVFKEFLEETIKRVFDPALNLFRTTSDQRLYPSPTSHLQENHLQLFEFVGRMLGKAVYEGFLVEVPFASFFLSQLLGQTHQALYSCMDELPSLDKELYRSLTFIKHYQSDVSELDLTFSVDEDVMGKIVTHELHPGGRIRPVTNDNRINYIHYMAYFRMHTQIKEQTAAFIRGFRSIVNPEWLSLFSTPELQRLISGDTAPLDLKDLRKHTQYYGGFHDSHRVVGWLWDILARDFTEEERKLFLKFVTSCSKPPLLGFAHLEPPFSIRCVEVGDDEDTGDTIGSVIRGFFTIRKRDPLNRLPTSSTCFNLLKLPNYQKKSTLREKLRYAVSSNTGFELS, encoded by the exons ATGTCCGTGACAAATTCATTGGAGGAAATTTTGCACGGTGTCCGGAAACGGAGAGAAGAAAGGGCCCATGGGAAGAAACGAGATGAGGCAGCAACGACAATTCAAGCCCTAATCCGGGGATGGCTCACCCGACGACAACTCACACGGCGTCTCCTGACTGACTTTGATGACCTCTTCCCAGTGGCCAATGAGGAGTGTGGCCCCGAGACTCGAATTGAGCTTCGGGGATGTTTTCAAGTTTACAGCGTAGCATCGCGATTTTTGGGGCAATTTTGCGAAGGTGATGTGAATCATCGAGATCGCCTGGAGAGGCTCTGTCGGTACCTGGTTGCTTCGCTTGAGTCTGACTCACCGAAGACAAGCTACATTGGTGTGGCACTCAACAAGGAGCACAGCCTGGCATGGATAAAGCATGTGAAATTCCTTCTGCACAAGTGCTGTGTCTGCATGGAGATGCTGAAGCCAGAGAAGCACAGCGAGAGCATCTCATTGGCGCTCTACCTGCACACCTTGGTGGCATTCACATGTCCCAACAATTGGGCTATTCTGCGGAATAAAGCTCTTGCCGGACTTAAGCCCGGGATGCAGCAGCTTTGCAGCAATATCTTGGGTGGATTGATCCAGAAGGGATTCTTCCTATCACTTAGG AATGTACTGATTCGTGGTACGTGCAAGAGTCAAGTGACCCTGAAGCCAATATCTCTGACTGCCCTCTTGACCCTTGCAACACGCCCCCTTGTAACTGGAAGCTTTAGCGAAAATCTCCTCACGATGTTCCTTATCCATATCTTGTCAGTTCCGGCTCTCGTAGCTACGGTAGAGGGGAACATTCCGGAATTTATGGGGCAGCTACAGACACTCAAGATTTTGCAATTGAGTGTTGACCTCCTTGGCGGAGAGGTATCGATGCGTGTAATCACAAATACAATTCAGGGAACTCAGACCTTGGCTCTCCTTGCCAATCTTGTGCACCTCTTCCATGTGGAGGCACTTCCCATTGCCACGGAAATGGCATTTCCGGCCTTTACGTTCATTACAACGAAACTCCTTCAGAGTATCCCTGCTTCGGTGGGGCCAAAGAGTGGTGCCTTTACGCAGTGGCACGAACTTCTCGGGTGGTTCTCGCCATCTGGTCAGGACGTGGCAACGGATAACTTGCCGGCAATTAAGCGCCAAATTCACCTTCTCTGGAGTCATAGAACGGTCAAAATTCTCCTTGGGGACAATCTCAAAGCCCTCACGGCTACGTGTGACAAAGGGGACATCTATGTACCCCAACCACCGGGCAATTCAAGCCTCTTGAAGCGAGCACTCGAGAGAACTGCCAGCAAGGGCTCTGCTCAGGCTAAATCATGGCGGAAATTGGGCTCCACGGAAGTCACACGGATTTCCCTTGTAGCTGCCATGTACAATGCAGCCTTGAGTACCCTGGCACAATTGAAATTGGACATCCTGTCGGGACTCTGCTACACGGACACCGTTCTGCATGATCTTTGGCTCCTTGTTGCATCCCTGGGGCCAATATGTGGGCTTAAATCCTTCCTGGAGTTGCTTCAAGTAAGTGGGGGAACATCATTGGCACCCCCGCTCCTGTTGCTGCTCCTCTTCTGCGACTGCATGACGCACTACGTTACCATCTTGGATGACATTGAAATGTACGAGCAACAAACACCCTTCCAGCTGTCAGATTTCGTGGCATTGTCGTACTTCCTGAACAATTTTCTCTACCGTGCCATCCAGGAGGGTTTATTTGATCCCAAAACACTCGCAACGTCACCTCTGTTCGTCTCCACGCACACCCTTCTCCTCTGCCTCTACCGCCGTGACTGTAGACGTGCTTTTGCACCACAGAATCACTGGCTAATCCACGAGATTCGCCCAGCACACTTTATTAGTGATCTCGACAAGGGGAAGAAGCACACGCAGGTGCTGCTGCAGAAGATGCCACATGTGATTCCGCATGAGGATCGTGTAAAACTCTTCCGGAAGTACGTGCAGAATGAGAAGGCAGTGCTCGGTCTCACCGAGTCTGCATGCGCAGCTCAGAGTTCGGCACTCATAACTATTCATCGCGATAGAATTGTCGAGGATGGCTATCGGCAGCTTGCATTGCCCCCGCATAGCCTCAAAGGGGTCATTCGGGTGAGATTTATCAATCAACAGGGGCTCGATGAGGCGGGTATCGATCAAGATGGGGTCTTCAAGGAATTCCTGGAAGAGACCATAAAGCGCGTTTTTGATCCAGCACTCAATCTCTTTCGCACGACATCGGATCAGCGCCTCTACCCATCGCCAACGTCCCATTTGCAGGAGAATCATTTGCAGCTGTTTGAATTTGTTGGACGAATGCTGGGGAAAGCCGTTTACGAAGGTTTCCTCGTGGAAGTTCCCTTTGCCTCATTCTTCCTCTCGCAGCTCCTTGGACAAACCCATCAGGCGCTATACAGCTGTATGGATGAACTACCATCCCTGGATAAGGAGCTCTATCGTAGTCTCACCTTTATCAAGCACTATCAG agcGATGTATCAGAGCTTGATTTAACCTTCTCAGTGGATGAGGATGTaatgggaaaaattgtgacgcACGAATTGCATCCCGGAGGACGCATTCGCCCAGTAACTAATGACAACAG AATCAACTATATCCACTATATGGCCTACTTTCGGATGCATACGCAAATCAAGGAACAAACAGCCGCCTTCATACGTGGCTTCCGGAGTATTGTGAATCCCGAATGGTTATCCTTGTTCTCCACACCTGAACTTCAACGTCTCATTTCGGGTGATACAGCACCGCTTGATTTGAAAGATCTCCGTAAGCATACGCAATACTACGGTGGCTTCCATGATTCCCACAGAGTTGTAGGATGGCTGTGGGATATACTAGCTAGGGATTTCACGGAGGAAGAACGAAAACTCTTCCTAAAG TTTGTTACATCGTGCTCGAAGCCACCACTTCTGGGTTTTGCCCACCTCGAGCCACCATTCTCCATACGATGCGTTGAAGTTGGTGATGATGAGGACACCGGGGATACCATTGGCAGTGTGATTCGGGGATTCTTTACAATAAGGAAACGAGACCCACTCAATCGCCTCCCGACATCCTCGACGTGCTTCAACCTCCTCAAGTTGCCCAACTATCAGAAGAAGAGTACCCTAAGGGAGAAGCTGCGGTACGCAGTATCCAGCAATACGGGCTTTGAGCTCTCGTAG